A single genomic interval of Terriglobus albidus harbors:
- a CDS encoding purine-nucleoside phosphorylase codes for MSDILAQAQTAATYIRSKTTLQPQLAIILGSGLGSFAAQVADAVTIPYAEIPNFPQSTVAGHSGKLVLGTIGGVSVAVMQGRVHAYEGYTMAQVTFPTRVLGLLGVKKLIVTNAAGGINTRYGQGAIVALSDHINLSGTNAALGPNIDALGPRFFDMSAAYSPALRKLAIHEAAKQGWTLNEGVYLAVLGPSYETPAEIRAFRTLGADLVGMSTVHEVIIARHMSIEVLGLSVVTNMAAGVLDQPINHEEVMEIGKRIEGQFTALLTALVPQI; via the coding sequence ATGTCCGACATCCTCGCCCAAGCACAGACCGCCGCGACTTACATCCGCTCAAAGACCACACTTCAGCCGCAGCTCGCGATCATTCTGGGCTCCGGCCTCGGCAGCTTTGCCGCGCAGGTAGCCGACGCGGTCACGATTCCCTATGCTGAGATTCCGAACTTCCCGCAGTCAACCGTTGCGGGACACAGTGGCAAGCTGGTGCTGGGCACCATTGGCGGAGTCTCTGTCGCTGTCATGCAAGGCCGCGTCCATGCCTACGAGGGCTACACCATGGCTCAGGTCACCTTCCCCACGCGCGTGCTTGGCTTGCTCGGCGTAAAAAAGCTGATCGTTACCAATGCCGCCGGCGGCATCAACACGCGCTACGGCCAGGGAGCCATTGTCGCCCTCTCAGACCACATCAATCTCTCCGGAACCAACGCGGCGCTTGGCCCCAATATCGACGCGCTGGGCCCGCGCTTCTTCGACATGTCCGCGGCCTATTCGCCTGCGCTACGTAAGCTCGCCATCCATGAGGCCGCCAAACAGGGCTGGACGCTCAACGAAGGCGTCTACCTCGCCGTTCTTGGCCCCAGCTATGAGACGCCGGCGGAGATCCGGGCCTTCCGTACTCTGGGAGCTGATCTTGTCGGCATGTCCACCGTGCACGAGGTCATCATCGCGCGCCACATGAGCATTGAGGTCCTGGGCCTGTCTGTAGTGACCAACATGGCTGCCGGTGTGCTCGACCAGCCGATCAATCACGAAGAGGTCATGGAGATCGGCAAGCGCATCGAGGGCCAGTTCACCGCGCTTCTTACTGCTCTGGTGCCGCAGATTTAA
- a CDS encoding NUDIX hydrolase, protein MSEKQSAGLLMFRIRDKELEVFLVHPGGPYWAKKGGGSWTVPKGEFDDEEEALAAAVREFREETGFEAEGPFLPLGRVRQKSGKMVEAWGFRGDCDPARLVSNTCLIEWPPRSGKNIEIPEVDQGRWFTLEEARKYLREAQWPFLERLAEVIHSEDSR, encoded by the coding sequence ATGAGTGAGAAACAGAGTGCCGGGTTGTTGATGTTCCGTATCCGCGACAAGGAGCTTGAAGTCTTTCTGGTGCATCCAGGCGGACCGTACTGGGCAAAGAAGGGTGGCGGCTCCTGGACTGTGCCGAAAGGCGAGTTCGACGATGAAGAAGAGGCGCTAGCCGCTGCGGTGCGGGAGTTTCGCGAAGAAACCGGATTTGAAGCCGAAGGGCCGTTTCTTCCGCTGGGCAGGGTCCGGCAGAAGAGCGGAAAGATGGTCGAAGCCTGGGGCTTTCGGGGAGACTGCGATCCGGCCAGGCTGGTAAGCAATACGTGCCTGATCGAATGGCCGCCAAGATCCGGGAAGAACATCGAGATACCGGAAGTCGACCAGGGGCGCTGGTTCACGCTGGAAGAGGCCAGGAAGTATCTGCGCGAGGCCCAGTGGCCCTTCCTGGAGCGGCTTGCCGAGGTTATCCATTCCGAGGACAGCCGGTAA
- a CDS encoding ATP-binding protein has protein sequence MKLLKPTNLRSRLTFWYVAVLALLLFVYAAIVFAFQYAAMTRQMLHDEIQDVVTVEGLLYFDAVGQLQLRQDYFSRPQSHLLVDRYMEVRDISGKVLYRSPTLRGMPLDGPIRNGEGDRSFNERVVRLENGNHAFIISHIHGMDGRILLIRLGYSLVPLRDRMLQFLLLLVIAIPLALILAAMAGQGIARRALRPIHTLTEHATHISASNLHDRLEVPNSDDELGHMALAFNHLLGRLDGAFQQLRRFTADAAHELRAPLASIRTVGEVALGQGTEAGSRKAIEDILEETSRLNETVDSLLLLSRVEAAEAPGQFEIFPLRPLVEEVAGLLGVMMEDAEVKVTYAFETDKPIQADRNLLRLALVNVMHNAWKFAPHRSTIQVRSVMAGDMVQLSIQDEGPGIPPNEQEQVFNRFYTGSNPPGGRQKGTGLGLSIAKLVVERCSGNIAFDSGMTSGARCIIQLRSIAHNPNG, from the coding sequence TTGAAGCTGCTGAAGCCGACTAACCTCCGCAGCCGCCTCACGTTCTGGTACGTCGCAGTCCTGGCATTACTGCTCTTCGTCTATGCCGCCATCGTCTTTGCCTTTCAGTACGCCGCAATGACACGGCAAATGCTGCACGACGAAATCCAAGATGTTGTCACCGTCGAAGGCCTGCTTTACTTCGACGCCGTCGGCCAGCTACAGCTCCGCCAGGACTACTTCTCCCGTCCACAGTCGCACCTCCTCGTGGACCGCTATATGGAGGTACGAGACATCTCCGGCAAGGTTCTCTACCGCAGCCCCACCCTGCGGGGCATGCCTCTCGATGGCCCCATTCGGAACGGCGAAGGCGACCGCAGCTTCAATGAGCGCGTCGTTCGCCTGGAGAACGGCAATCACGCATTCATCATCAGCCACATTCACGGCATGGATGGGCGCATTCTGCTGATCCGGCTAGGATACAGCCTGGTTCCTTTGCGCGACCGGATGCTGCAATTCCTCCTGCTACTGGTGATTGCAATACCGCTTGCCCTGATACTGGCGGCCATGGCCGGGCAGGGGATTGCACGCCGCGCCCTTCGCCCCATTCACACGCTGACGGAACACGCCACGCACATCAGCGCCAGCAATCTGCATGATCGTCTTGAGGTCCCCAACTCCGACGACGAGCTTGGCCACATGGCGCTTGCCTTTAATCATCTACTCGGCCGGCTCGATGGTGCCTTCCAGCAGCTGCGTCGTTTTACCGCCGATGCCGCACACGAGCTGCGCGCTCCGCTTGCGTCGATCCGCACCGTCGGGGAGGTCGCACTCGGTCAGGGAACAGAAGCCGGTTCGCGAAAGGCCATCGAAGATATCCTCGAAGAAACCTCACGACTGAACGAGACCGTCGATAGCCTGCTTCTTCTCTCTCGTGTCGAAGCCGCAGAAGCTCCCGGGCAGTTTGAGATCTTTCCACTACGACCGCTTGTCGAAGAGGTCGCTGGCCTGCTGGGCGTGATGATGGAAGATGCGGAGGTTAAGGTCACCTACGCATTCGAAACAGATAAACCAATTCAGGCCGATCGCAACCTGCTGCGGCTGGCGCTGGTGAATGTGATGCACAACGCCTGGAAGTTTGCGCCGCATCGTTCCACCATTCAGGTTCGCTCCGTGATGGCCGGCGATATGGTGCAGCTCTCTATTCAAGATGAAGGACCGGGAATTCCGCCGAACGAGCAGGAGCAGGTCTTCAACCGCTTCTATACCGGATCGAATCCTCCGGGCGGCCGGCAGAAAGGCACGGGGCTTGGCCTCTCCATCGCAAAACTGGTGGTAGAACGATGCAGCGGTAACATCGCTTTCGATTCCGGCATGACGTCCGGCGCACGCTGCATCATCCAGCTGCGTTCCATCGCACATAATCCCAACGGATAG
- a CDS encoding response regulator transcription factor — protein MSSQPRILIIEDDRKMSDALVSGLESAGYYAETASSGEEGFYLVHKLRPDLLLLDLTLPHRNGLEILRQLRQDGIDLRVLILTSHNTVEDRVEGLKTGADDYLGKPFSFPELVARIDALLRRMLPTSDPGPLRIGDLTLDLRTQSAARNGQPLDLTQREFDLLLYLTQNRGRIVSREMLARDIWRETSRFTPINNVIDVQIARLRRKIDDPFSVKLLQTVRGLGFCLREP, from the coding sequence GTGTCGTCGCAGCCGCGAATCCTGATCATCGAAGACGACAGAAAGATGTCGGATGCCCTGGTCTCCGGCCTGGAAAGCGCCGGCTATTACGCTGAAACGGCCTCATCCGGCGAAGAGGGCTTCTATCTTGTTCACAAGCTACGGCCCGATCTGCTGCTGCTCGACCTCACCCTTCCGCATCGCAATGGCCTTGAGATCCTGAGGCAACTCCGGCAAGACGGTATCGACCTACGCGTGCTGATCCTTACCTCGCACAACACCGTGGAAGACAGGGTTGAGGGCTTGAAGACAGGCGCCGATGACTATCTCGGAAAACCCTTCTCCTTTCCGGAGCTGGTTGCCCGCATCGACGCGCTGCTACGCCGCATGCTGCCGACCTCTGACCCCGGCCCACTGCGTATCGGCGACCTTACACTCGATCTCCGCACGCAGAGCGCCGCCCGCAACGGCCAGCCGCTTGACCTGACACAGCGTGAGTTCGATCTGCTGCTCTACCTCACGCAGAACCGGGGACGCATCGTCTCCCGCGAGATGCTGGCTCGTGACATCTGGCGCGAGACCTCACGCTTTACTCCCATCAACAATGTGATCGATGTCCAGATCGCACGGCTGCGACGGAAGATTGACGATCCGTTCTCGGTCAAACTGCTGCAGACCGTGCGAGGCCTAGGTTTCTGTCTGAGGGAGCCCTGA
- a CDS encoding TolC family protein: MKRFVTAVVFLGLTIPAIHGQTEPQPALELVQAETQALANQPRMLAAQLRARAFAERVKQARAGYMPTVNFNATGAQVADANTAVAAGNLVTSALSGRFAYGASLTQLVTDFGRTSELVSAARSTAEAQADVATLTRAQVRLNVRTAYYRVLASESVLRAAEAALGNRKLISRQIDALTQSELRSTLDLNFAKVLESEAELAVVRARSNVAQQRAALATAMGLELMVTAPLAEPLLTVEALPGSPEELQQQAAGQRADLGAVTAQQRAAQSFAAAEKRLSYPTLNALGAAGQLPYHDHTLHDDYAAIGFNLSIPVFNGGLFTARRNEAELEAKARAQDVRQLRLQVSEEVRSNWYRADEAYRSLDVASRLVAQSKEALRLAQNRYEAGLGSIVELNQAQLSETSAEITSADATYTYLTRRAELDFAAGLLN; this comes from the coding sequence ATGAAGCGTTTCGTCACGGCAGTCGTATTCCTTGGGCTCACGATTCCTGCCATACATGGCCAGACTGAGCCTCAACCGGCTCTGGAGCTGGTGCAGGCGGAGACGCAGGCGCTGGCCAATCAGCCGCGCATGCTGGCGGCCCAACTGCGGGCCCGCGCTTTTGCAGAACGGGTGAAACAGGCCCGGGCCGGCTACATGCCAACCGTCAATTTCAATGCCACCGGCGCCCAGGTAGCGGATGCGAACACGGCGGTGGCTGCGGGCAACCTGGTGACCTCCGCTTTATCTGGAAGGTTTGCCTATGGTGCCAGCCTAACCCAGCTCGTTACTGACTTCGGTCGCACCTCGGAGCTGGTAAGCGCTGCGCGTTCCACGGCAGAGGCACAGGCCGATGTTGCGACGCTGACGCGCGCCCAGGTGCGCCTGAATGTGCGAACGGCCTACTACCGGGTGCTGGCCTCGGAGTCGGTGCTGCGCGCCGCCGAAGCGGCGTTGGGGAACCGGAAACTGATCTCACGGCAGATCGACGCCCTCACCCAGAGTGAGCTGCGCTCGACCCTGGATCTGAACTTCGCCAAGGTGCTGGAGAGTGAAGCAGAGCTTGCGGTTGTGCGAGCTCGCAGCAACGTTGCCCAGCAGCGTGCGGCGCTGGCTACGGCGATGGGGTTGGAGCTGATGGTGACAGCGCCACTGGCAGAACCCTTGCTCACCGTAGAGGCGCTGCCAGGCTCACCGGAAGAGCTGCAACAGCAGGCTGCCGGACAGCGTGCCGATCTCGGTGCTGTAACGGCGCAACAGCGCGCCGCACAAAGCTTTGCCGCGGCCGAGAAGCGGTTGAGCTATCCCACACTGAACGCCTTAGGCGCCGCCGGACAACTGCCGTATCACGATCACACCCTGCACGATGACTATGCGGCCATCGGCTTCAACCTTTCGATTCCGGTTTTTAACGGCGGCCTCTTTACGGCACGGCGCAATGAGGCGGAGCTGGAGGCGAAGGCTCGCGCGCAGGATGTACGCCAGCTTCGTCTGCAGGTGAGTGAAGAGGTGCGTAGCAACTGGTATCGCGCCGACGAAGCTTATCGCAGTCTCGATGTTGCATCCCGTCTGGTGGCACAGAGCAAAGAAGCATTGCGTCTGGCCCAAAACCGCTACGAAGCCGGACTGGGCAGCATTGTGGAGTTGAATCAGGCGCAGTTGAGCGAGACCTCAGCCGAGATCACCTCGGCCGATGCGACCTACACCTATCTCACGCGGCGGGCGGAGTTGGATTTTGCCGCTGGACTTCTGAACTGA
- a CDS encoding efflux RND transporter periplasmic adaptor subunit produces MTNRHWVMASAAALAAICIGASGCKEKAMAEAPVLTVPIATAAPATLANDLILSAEFRPYQEVDVMAKIAGYVKSIGVDIGDHVPQNAVLATLEVPEVQDDVAKAKAGVAAAEADIVTAQAAIEKARAGAEIASLSFKRIQDVATRDRGLVPRQEIDVARSRELEANAQLASVNAALKAAEQKKLQAESEYQRAVAMMQYATIRAPFNGVVTRRYANTGSMIQAGISSQSQAMPVVRLAQNDVLRLVLPVPVTDVAGVKTGQLVDVDVASVSRKLQGKVTRYADSVQMATRTMDTEVDVPNPDGALVPGMYAEVHLHLSARPHVLSVPLDAVDGLGTSQQQAYVVRDGVIHLASVKVGLQTPARVEILSGLQSGDKVIVGRHTGMYDGQKVDAQPAAYEANTTSER; encoded by the coding sequence ATGACGAATCGACATTGGGTGATGGCATCGGCTGCAGCGTTAGCAGCGATATGCATTGGAGCAAGCGGATGCAAAGAGAAGGCTATGGCCGAAGCTCCGGTGTTAACGGTCCCAATAGCCACGGCGGCGCCGGCCACTCTGGCGAACGATCTGATACTTTCCGCCGAGTTCCGCCCCTATCAGGAAGTGGACGTGATGGCGAAGATAGCGGGCTATGTGAAGTCGATCGGCGTCGACATCGGCGATCACGTCCCGCAGAACGCGGTGCTGGCAACGCTTGAAGTGCCCGAAGTGCAGGACGATGTCGCCAAGGCAAAGGCCGGAGTCGCCGCAGCAGAGGCGGACATAGTCACGGCCCAGGCCGCGATAGAGAAGGCACGAGCCGGCGCGGAGATCGCTTCTCTCTCGTTCAAGCGCATTCAGGATGTCGCAACGCGCGATCGCGGTCTGGTGCCCCGGCAGGAGATTGACGTCGCACGCTCGCGGGAGCTGGAGGCAAATGCCCAACTTGCCAGCGTGAATGCAGCGCTGAAGGCAGCGGAGCAGAAGAAGCTGCAGGCGGAGTCAGAGTATCAACGTGCAGTTGCCATGATGCAGTATGCAACTATCCGTGCCCCCTTCAATGGAGTCGTGACCAGGCGATATGCCAACACCGGATCGATGATCCAGGCTGGCATCTCCTCGCAGTCGCAGGCAATGCCGGTGGTGAGACTGGCGCAGAACGATGTGCTGCGCCTTGTGCTTCCGGTGCCAGTGACAGACGTCGCCGGTGTGAAGACCGGGCAGCTGGTAGATGTCGACGTAGCCAGCGTCAGCCGCAAGCTGCAGGGTAAGGTCACCCGTTATGCGGACTCCGTACAGATGGCGACGCGCACCATGGACACCGAAGTCGATGTACCGAATCCGGATGGTGCGCTGGTACCTGGAATGTATGCCGAGGTGCATCTTCACCTGTCCGCTCGGCCTCATGTGCTGAGTGTGCCGCTGGACGCGGTGGATGGCCTAGGAACCAGCCAGCAGCAGGCGTATGTGGTGCGTGACGGCGTCATTCATCTCGCTTCGGTCAAGGTAGGCCTGCAGACGCCCGCGAGGGTAGAGATTCTGTCGGGCCTGCAGTCCGGCGACAAGGTCATTGTGGGACGGCACACAGGTATGTACGACGGCCAAAAGGTCGATGCCCAGCCCGCAGCGTACGAAGCGAACACCACCAGCGAACGATAA
- a CDS encoding efflux RND transporter permease subunit has protein sequence MSGFSIRNPYLMVVLCLVVMIMGTVSVTEMPVDMFPPVNLPVVAVATFYSGMPPQQIEANLTYHLERQFTLASGIDHMESRSLPGVSLIKVYFRAGTDPDADAATISSLASSDLRDMPPGTYPPIVLKQDASSIPVALVTLSGSGLNESKLKDVGQNFVRNQLASVAGASVTQPFGGRWRQIMLYADPYKLEANQLSPMDVVRSVNDSNVILPAGDVQIGRYDYNIYTNSMLKGADDIAQVPLKMVGQSPVRVGDVATPQDSFGLQYNIVRVNGQRGVYLPIFKQGGDSNTIAIVDGVHNTLQHLTDVPASLKTTVEFDQSRFVKTAIETLVHEGGVGLFLTCLMILIFLGSLRATVAVFFSIPLSLLTTFFVLKMAGSSLNSMVLGGLALALSRLIDNSVVVLENIFRHLEEGESPQEAAENGGREVALPVLAGTLTTVVVFFPVTMLFGVSKFLFSALALAVVISLFASYFVALTVVPLFCARFIKSGHGDVVHESAEDEAAVTADPKSTHHGVWSRFNARFTAAFDTMLHRYDKAVAWVLERPWQTLGAFSVVFVLSLLLFPLLGLSFFPRTDAGQFVISFKAPSGTKLEATEQEAERIEQIVRRIVSKHDLGIMVTNIGVDPGFSALFSPNAAMHTGFTQVALEHDHKRSSFAYIDEVKAAIAKEIPELQTFYASGSLVDGVLNMGAPAPIDVRITGNDVTADFGLAQKIAGQIRGIHGVADVYIPQDIDYPSLRISIDRTRASQLGLNEKEVVSNIITALTSNQMIAPSIWIDPNSGNNYFLTVMFKEGQVRSIEDLKAIPLHGKDITQPTRLDMVAKIEQFNAPTEMDHTQIRRNLDIYVRPQNEDLGAITKQIGAIVDHANPPNGISVTLAGSVTSMNASFHSFAIGLILSVLLLYLILVAQFRSFLDPFIILLALPPGITGVILALLAWNTTLNVMSLMGVVMLAGIALSNSILIVEFAHHLMKQGKNVREAITLSCRVRLRPILMTSLATLIGLLPMALKLGEGSESYAPLAQALIGGLTVSVVLTIFLVPAGFYLAYKDKRAAHV, from the coding sequence ATGTCCGGGTTTTCGATCCGTAATCCGTACCTGATGGTAGTGCTGTGCCTCGTGGTCATGATCATGGGCACGGTCAGCGTGACCGAGATGCCGGTCGATATGTTTCCCCCGGTCAACCTGCCGGTGGTGGCCGTGGCGACCTTCTATTCCGGCATGCCGCCGCAGCAGATTGAAGCCAACCTCACCTACCACCTGGAGCGTCAGTTCACCCTGGCCAGCGGCATCGACCATATGGAGTCCCGATCGCTGCCGGGTGTCTCGCTGATCAAGGTGTACTTCCGTGCCGGAACCGACCCGGATGCCGATGCTGCCACCATCTCGTCGCTGGCCAGCAGTGACCTGCGCGATATGCCGCCGGGAACGTATCCGCCGATCGTCCTCAAGCAGGATGCTTCCAGCATCCCGGTAGCACTGGTGACGCTGAGCGGCTCAGGACTGAATGAGAGCAAGCTGAAGGACGTAGGTCAGAACTTCGTGCGTAACCAGCTTGCCAGTGTGGCTGGGGCCTCGGTAACGCAGCCCTTTGGTGGACGCTGGCGGCAGATCATGCTTTACGCCGACCCCTACAAGCTGGAGGCGAACCAGCTTAGCCCGATGGACGTGGTGCGGTCTGTGAACGACTCCAACGTCATTCTGCCTGCGGGCGATGTGCAGATCGGGCGCTACGACTACAACATCTATACCAACTCCATGCTCAAGGGTGCGGATGATATCGCCCAGGTGCCGCTGAAGATGGTGGGCCAGTCGCCCGTGCGTGTGGGCGATGTCGCCACACCACAGGACTCTTTCGGTCTGCAGTACAACATCGTGCGTGTGAATGGGCAGCGCGGCGTCTATCTGCCGATCTTCAAACAGGGTGGCGATTCGAACACAATCGCTATCGTTGATGGCGTGCACAATACGCTGCAGCATCTGACGGATGTTCCGGCATCACTCAAGACGACGGTGGAGTTCGATCAGTCCCGCTTCGTAAAGACTGCAATTGAGACGCTGGTGCATGAGGGAGGCGTGGGACTCTTCCTGACCTGCCTCATGATCTTGATCTTTCTCGGGAGCCTTCGAGCCACGGTCGCTGTCTTCTTCTCCATTCCGCTCTCGCTGCTCACGACCTTCTTTGTGTTGAAGATGGCGGGCAGCTCGCTGAACAGCATGGTGCTTGGCGGTCTGGCGCTGGCGCTCTCCCGCCTGATCGATAACTCGGTCGTCGTTCTGGAGAATATCTTCCGGCATCTGGAAGAAGGCGAGTCACCGCAGGAGGCTGCGGAGAATGGCGGCAGGGAAGTCGCACTCCCGGTGTTGGCGGGTACGCTTACCACAGTCGTAGTCTTCTTCCCGGTGACGATGCTCTTCGGTGTCAGCAAGTTCCTCTTCTCGGCGCTTGCACTTGCCGTCGTAATCTCACTCTTCGCGTCTTACTTCGTCGCGCTGACCGTTGTACCTCTCTTCTGCGCGCGATTCATCAAGAGTGGGCACGGCGATGTGGTGCACGAATCGGCCGAAGACGAAGCTGCTGTCACCGCTGATCCGAAGAGTACGCACCATGGAGTATGGTCGCGCTTCAATGCGAGGTTCACGGCGGCCTTCGATACCATGCTCCACCGCTATGACAAGGCGGTGGCCTGGGTGCTGGAGCGGCCATGGCAGACACTGGGCGCCTTCAGCGTCGTCTTCGTTCTATCACTGCTTCTATTTCCGTTGCTTGGGCTCTCGTTCTTCCCACGTACAGACGCGGGCCAGTTCGTCATCAGCTTCAAGGCTCCTTCAGGAACGAAGCTTGAGGCGACCGAGCAGGAAGCGGAGCGCATTGAGCAGATCGTTCGCCGTATCGTGTCGAAGCATGATCTGGGCATCATGGTGACCAACATCGGCGTCGATCCGGGCTTCTCCGCCTTGTTCTCTCCCAATGCCGCCATGCACACCGGTTTTACGCAGGTGGCGCTCGAGCACGATCATAAGCGCAGCAGCTTCGCCTATATCGACGAGGTGAAGGCGGCCATCGCGAAGGAGATTCCAGAACTGCAGACCTTCTACGCCTCGGGCAGCCTGGTGGATGGCGTATTGAACATGGGAGCTCCCGCGCCGATCGATGTACGCATTACGGGCAATGATGTCACTGCCGACTTCGGCCTGGCGCAGAAGATCGCGGGACAGATCCGAGGCATCCATGGAGTCGCCGATGTCTATATCCCTCAGGACATCGATTACCCTTCCTTGCGCATCTCTATCGATCGCACACGCGCCAGTCAGTTGGGGCTCAACGAAAAAGAGGTCGTATCGAACATCATTACGGCCTTGACCTCCAACCAGATGATCGCGCCATCAATCTGGATCGACCCCAACAGCGGCAACAACTACTTCCTGACGGTGATGTTCAAAGAAGGACAGGTCCGGTCGATTGAAGACCTGAAAGCGATTCCGCTGCACGGTAAAGACATTACCCAGCCAACACGTCTGGATATGGTGGCGAAGATCGAGCAGTTCAATGCTCCTACCGAGATGGATCACACGCAGATCCGCCGCAACCTGGATATCTATGTCCGCCCGCAGAACGAAGATCTGGGTGCGATTACGAAGCAGATAGGGGCGATCGTCGACCACGCCAATCCACCAAATGGCATCTCGGTCACGCTAGCGGGAAGTGTAACCTCGATGAACGCTTCGTTCCACAGCTTCGCCATCGGCCTGATTCTCTCGGTGCTGCTGCTTTACCTGATCCTGGTGGCGCAGTTCCGCTCGTTTCTTGATCCGTTCATTATCCTGCTGGCGTTGCCTCCAGGAATCACGGGTGTCATCCTGGCGCTGCTCGCGTGGAACACAACCTTGAATGTGATGTCGCTGATGGGCGTGGTCATGCTGGCAGGCATCGCACTCTCGAACAGCATCCTGATCGTCGAGTTCGCCCATCACCTGATGAAGCAGGGAAAGAATGTGCGAGAGGCGATCACGCTCTCCTGCCGCGTCCGTCTGCGGCCTATCCTGATGACCTCTCTGGCTACGCTGATCGGTTTGTTGCCTATGGCGTTGAAACTGGGCGAGGGAAGTGAGTCCTATGCTCCCCTGGCGCAGGCATTGATCGGCGGGCTGACTGTATCGGTCGTGCTGACAATCTTCCTTGTGCCGGCGGGATTTTATCTGGCATACAAAGACAAGCGGGCGGCCCATGTTTAG
- a CDS encoding VWA domain-containing protein, producing MRTSPALALIVLTLSAAAQTPSIRTGTQIVIVDVTVTDSRGNAVHNLKPADFTLLEDGKPQNIVRFEEHSAPSVTTPAKLGPSLKLDPGIFTNYTAAPVDRPLNIVLLDTLNTPLKDQTYVRNQMLAFLKTLQPGTNIAIFGLTTRLILLQGFTSDPAVLRNALEHKKSNPRSSSLLNDPIGTETMSDQMDAAMGGDPAAAQVIVNLQQFEANLAAIQDQMRTVYTLDAMNQLGRYLSSFPGRKNLIWFSGSFPISILPNADDPSTIQFTADKEFQDTTNLLTRSQVAVYPIDARGLFVPPMMDASNSGSRYARNQRAFSQDLIKFSSQTAAEHATMLEMAEATGGKAFRNTNDLKSAVQNAIDAGSNFYTLVYTPTNKDWNSKYRKISLKSSTQNVQLTYRHGYYAYAPQSSMAATNSQTVPSGYDAMRSAMQRGGPVPTEILFKAQVLGSPTISDKAVGTTTTAPSTKGPFRQYTVNYAALPSNVSLPTEDNGNHVLAVQFVVIAYDRDGKALSSVNNPISVSLKPTDYEGMMSGGIKYSQQISVPAKGETFLRIGIHDLIGNKVGAIEIPTSAVPPQKP from the coding sequence ATGCGCACGTCTCCTGCTCTGGCTCTCATCGTGCTCACCCTTTCTGCCGCTGCACAGACCCCGTCTATCCGCACCGGTACACAGATCGTCATTGTCGACGTCACCGTAACGGACTCACGGGGCAATGCGGTGCACAACCTCAAACCTGCGGACTTCACCCTGTTGGAAGACGGAAAGCCACAGAACATCGTCCGCTTCGAAGAACACAGCGCGCCTTCCGTCACCACGCCGGCGAAGCTTGGCCCATCCCTCAAACTCGATCCCGGCATCTTTACCAACTACACCGCTGCACCGGTCGATCGCCCGCTCAACATCGTCCTTCTGGACACACTAAATACTCCGCTCAAAGACCAGACCTATGTCCGTAACCAGATGCTTGCGTTTCTCAAGACGCTGCAGCCGGGGACAAACATTGCCATCTTCGGCCTGACCACGCGTCTGATCCTGCTGCAGGGCTTTACCTCTGATCCAGCGGTTTTGCGGAACGCACTCGAACACAAGAAGTCCAACCCCAGGTCCTCTTCCCTTTTAAACGATCCCATCGGAACCGAAACCATGTCCGATCAAATGGACGCGGCGATGGGAGGCGATCCGGCGGCAGCACAGGTGATCGTGAACCTGCAGCAGTTCGAAGCCAACCTCGCCGCCATCCAGGATCAGATGCGGACCGTCTACACGCTGGACGCCATGAACCAGCTTGGTCGCTATCTCTCCTCGTTTCCCGGCCGCAAAAACCTGATCTGGTTTTCTGGCTCCTTCCCAATCAGCATCCTCCCCAATGCGGATGATCCCTCCACGATCCAGTTCACAGCCGATAAAGAGTTCCAGGACACAACCAATCTGCTTACTCGTAGCCAGGTTGCGGTTTATCCCATCGATGCTCGCGGCCTCTTCGTTCCGCCCATGATGGATGCCTCCAACTCCGGCAGTCGTTATGCCCGCAATCAACGTGCCTTCTCGCAGGACCTGATCAAGTTCTCTTCACAAACAGCCGCCGAGCACGCCACCATGCTGGAGATGGCCGAAGCCACCGGCGGCAAAGCCTTCCGTAACACCAACGACCTGAAATCGGCCGTACAGAACGCCATTGATGCCGGCTCGAACTTCTACACCCTGGTCTACACACCCACCAACAAGGACTGGAACAGCAAGTATCGCAAGATCTCTCTCAAGAGCTCGACACAGAACGTCCAGCTTACCTATCGCCACGGCTACTATGCCTACGCTCCGCAGAGTTCCATGGCCGCCACCAATTCACAGACAGTCCCGTCCGGCTATGATGCGATGCGCTCTGCGATGCAGCGTGGAGGCCCCGTTCCGACCGAAATCCTTTTCAAGGCCCAGGTCTTAGGCTCTCCTACAATTAGCGATAAGGCTGTGGGCACCACCACGACTGCACCCTCGACCAAAGGCCCCTTTCGCCAGTACACGGTGAACTATGCCGCTCTACCGAGCAACGTCTCTCTGCCGACGGAAGACAACGGAAACCATGTCCTCGCCGTCCAGTTCGTTGTTATCGCCTATGACCGCGATGGCAAAGCGCTCAGCTCCGTGAACAACCCAATCTCCGTCTCACTCAAACCCACCGACTACGAAGGCATGATGAGCGGGGGCATCAAGTACTCACAACAGATCAGCGTTCCGGCCAAAGGAGAGACCTTCCTGCGTATCGGCATTCACGACCTCATCGGCAATAAGGTCGGCGCCATTGAGATTCCGACCAGCGCCGTTCCGCCCCAGAAGCCATAG